In a genomic window of Pontibacter liquoris:
- a CDS encoding DUF2911 domain-containing protein, translated as MKRTHVFTSLALLFCLLLSVTSWAQKQEDKSKRPSPPATATGKIGDATVTVNYSSPSVKGRKIWGELVPYDQVWRAGANESTTVEFSKDVMVEGKPLPAGKYSFFTIPGENQWTVIFNKVNDKWGTEYDEKQDALRVMVTPAKAKTMNERLKYEVTPKGLVLRWENMEVPVAIQPAS; from the coding sequence ATGAAAAGAACACACGTATTCACCTCGCTTGCCCTCCTGTTTTGCCTGCTCCTATCCGTGACTAGCTGGGCCCAGAAACAAGAAGATAAATCAAAGCGACCAAGTCCGCCGGCTACTGCCACAGGTAAAATAGGCGATGCCACTGTAACGGTGAACTATAGCAGCCCCAGCGTAAAAGGACGCAAGATTTGGGGCGAGCTCGTACCCTATGACCAGGTATGGCGTGCCGGAGCCAACGAGTCCACCACGGTGGAATTCAGCAAAGATGTGATGGTGGAAGGCAAGCCGCTGCCTGCCGGCAAGTATAGCTTCTTCACCATCCCGGGGGAGAATCAGTGGACGGTAATCTTCAATAAAGTGAACGACAAATGGGGCACCGAATACGATGAAAAGCAGGACGCCCTGCGCGTGATGGTAACACCCGCCAAAGCCAAGACCATGAACGAGCGCCTCAAGTATGAGGTGACGCCAAAAGGCCTGGTGCTCCGCTGGGAAAACATGGAAGTGCCGGTAGCTATACAACCTGCCTCTTAA
- a CDS encoding fatty acid desaturase family protein — translation MAAPKFAVQQNSFHAELKRRVNTYFQEKQISPVGNYKLFTKAAILSISLVLVYIHLVFFTPPVWLSLVECIILGGLTAAMGFNVMHDGSHGSFSKIKRLNEVASLSLNVLGANVFMWNTKHNIIHHAFTNIDGVDDDIDARPFLRLCESQKHYGIHRYQHLYFWLAYSMLFFFWVFFSDYQKYFTKKVGSMPLKKMTRTNHISFWVFKAVHAAFFVALPIVMVGFVPWLIGFLLYGVFTGFVMSIVFQLAHTLEETNFPVAEQPHNRLEDEWAVHQLRTTANFAPNNKVITWLVGGLNFQIEHHLFPKISHIHYPQLSKIIKQACADYNVPYLEFPKMRLAVASHVAHLKQLSQA, via the coding sequence ATGGCTGCACCTAAATTCGCTGTACAACAAAACTCATTTCACGCCGAACTAAAACGCCGCGTCAACACTTATTTCCAGGAGAAGCAGATCTCTCCGGTAGGCAACTACAAACTGTTTACAAAAGCTGCTATTTTATCTATCAGCCTGGTGCTGGTTTACATTCACCTTGTTTTCTTTACGCCGCCTGTGTGGCTCTCACTGGTGGAGTGTATCATCCTTGGTGGCCTGACAGCGGCTATGGGTTTTAACGTGATGCATGATGGTTCGCATGGCAGCTTCAGCAAGATCAAACGCCTGAACGAAGTGGCCAGTTTATCCCTGAACGTGCTGGGCGCCAATGTGTTTATGTGGAACACCAAGCACAACATTATTCACCATGCCTTTACCAACATCGATGGCGTAGACGATGATATCGATGCGCGTCCGTTTTTGCGCCTGTGCGAAAGCCAGAAACATTATGGCATTCACCGCTACCAGCATTTATACTTCTGGCTTGCTTATTCCATGCTGTTCTTTTTCTGGGTTTTCTTTTCGGATTACCAGAAATACTTCACCAAAAAAGTAGGCTCCATGCCGCTGAAAAAGATGACGCGCACCAACCATATTTCCTTCTGGGTATTTAAAGCGGTGCATGCGGCCTTCTTTGTGGCCCTGCCTATTGTAATGGTCGGCTTTGTGCCCTGGCTGATCGGGTTCTTGCTTTACGGTGTGTTTACGGGATTCGTAATGAGCATTGTGTTTCAGCTGGCGCATACTTTGGAGGAGACGAACTTTCCAGTGGCCGAACAGCCGCACAACCGCCTCGAAGATGAGTGGGCTGTGCACCAGCTGCGCACCACAGCCAATTTTGCGCCCAATAACAAGGTGATCACCTGGCTGGTAGGCGGGCTGAACTTCCAGATCGAGCACCACCTGTTCCCGAAAATATCGCACATCCATTACCCGCAGCTGAGCAAGATCATCAAGCAAGCCTGCGCCGATTACAACGTGCCTTACCTGGAGTTTCCGAAAATGCGCCTAGCCGTAGCCTCGCATGTAGCGCATTTAAAACAACTCTCCCAGGCTTAA
- a CDS encoding MFS transporter, whose translation MKQKIITRTVWVLSMVSLFADVASEMLYPVMPVYLKSIGFSVLLIGVLEGMAEATAGLSKGYFGKLSDSKGVRLPFVRWGYLLAAISKPLLALSTYPLWVFGARTLDRLGKGVRTGARDALLSEEATPQTKARVFGLHRSMDTLGAVLGPALALVYLYYAPGQYQPLFFIAFVPGLVAVGLIYLLREKKKPAAPQGSSRYNFLSFMHYWAQSPALYRRLVTGLLLFALFNSSDFFLLLRMKEAGLDDTQVIGVYIFYNLVYALFSYPLGIAADKWGLKKVLLTGIGLFAVVYAGMAVAQHLWLFLVLFFLYGMYAAATEGISKAWITNICAPRDTATAVGTYTAFQSIATLLASSLAGFIWYRYGATAIFGLAAAMAVVVILYLAVAAREFPRESELS comes from the coding sequence ATGAAGCAGAAGATAATTACCCGAACCGTGTGGGTGCTTTCCATGGTCAGCCTGTTTGCTGACGTGGCGAGCGAAATGCTGTACCCGGTGATGCCGGTATACCTCAAGAGCATTGGCTTTTCGGTGCTGCTGATCGGGGTACTGGAGGGCATGGCCGAGGCTACCGCCGGGTTAAGTAAGGGCTATTTCGGGAAGCTATCGGATAGCAAGGGGGTACGGTTGCCGTTTGTGCGCTGGGGCTACCTGCTGGCAGCCATTTCCAAACCGCTGCTGGCCTTATCCACGTACCCGCTCTGGGTTTTTGGGGCCCGCACCCTCGACAGGCTGGGCAAAGGCGTGCGCACCGGTGCCCGCGATGCCCTTTTATCCGAAGAAGCTACCCCGCAAACCAAAGCGCGCGTGTTCGGCCTTCACCGCAGCATGGATACCCTGGGCGCTGTGCTGGGGCCTGCGCTGGCACTGGTTTACTTATACTATGCCCCGGGGCAGTACCAGCCGCTGTTTTTTATCGCCTTTGTGCCGGGCCTAGTTGCCGTGGGCCTCATCTACCTGCTGCGCGAGAAAAAAAAGCCCGCAGCGCCACAGGGCAGCAGCCGGTATAATTTCCTCTCATTTATGCATTACTGGGCCCAAAGCCCTGCCCTTTACCGGCGGCTGGTAACCGGGCTGCTGCTTTTTGCCTTGTTCAACAGCAGCGACTTTTTTTTGCTGCTCCGCATGAAGGAAGCCGGCCTGGACGATACGCAGGTGATCGGGGTGTATATTTTTTACAACCTGGTATATGCCCTTTTCTCGTACCCGCTGGGGATAGCTGCCGATAAATGGGGCCTTAAGAAAGTGTTGTTGACCGGCATCGGCCTGTTTGCTGTGGTGTATGCCGGCATGGCAGTGGCTCAGCACCTGTGGCTTTTCCTGGTGCTCTTTTTCCTGTATGGTATGTATGCGGCAGCCACCGAGGGCATCTCCAAAGCCTGGATCACCAACATCTGTGCGCCGCGGGATACGGCTACGGCAGTGGGCACGTACACGGCTTTTCAAAGTATAGCAACCTTGCTGGCCAGTTCTTTGGCTGGTTTTATATGGTACAGGTATGGCGCTACCGCCATCTTTGGCCTGGCGGCAGCCATGGCGGTGGTGGTGATCCTATACCTGGCCGTGGCCGCACGAGAGTTTCCGCGAGAAAGCGAACTCTCCTAA
- a CDS encoding MBL fold metallo-hydrolase, translating into MTHAFLKNPQQADICATCGTRYPGRRTAADTCPICLDERQYIGDNGQVWTSLEDLARNRSIRFERLSDSLLSLQAVPHLAIGQKAHLILSPSGNMLWDCLPFLDEPTVAYIRSLGGLRAIAISHPHYYSLMTDWADVFDCPIYLHAADRQWVMHPSERIHFWQSETIALWDDMALVQTGGHFAGATILYHPRFGEKGALFTGDSIFVARDRKSVSFMYSYPNMIPLPKKAILQIQERVARLQYDAIYGAFEGQIIPDNAKEAVHRSLLRYLAIFEA; encoded by the coding sequence ATGACACATGCTTTCCTGAAAAACCCGCAGCAGGCTGATATCTGCGCTACCTGCGGCACCCGCTACCCCGGGCGGCGCACCGCTGCGGATACGTGCCCCATCTGCCTCGATGAGCGCCAGTATATAGGCGACAACGGCCAGGTATGGACGAGCCTAGAGGACCTTGCCCGCAACCGAAGCATCCGCTTCGAGCGGCTGAGCGATAGCCTGCTTTCCTTGCAGGCGGTTCCCCACCTGGCGATCGGCCAGAAAGCGCACCTTATCCTCTCCCCATCCGGCAACATGCTCTGGGACTGCCTGCCGTTCCTCGATGAGCCCACTGTCGCCTACATCCGGTCACTGGGCGGCCTGAGAGCCATTGCTATTTCGCATCCGCATTATTACAGCCTGATGACTGACTGGGCCGACGTGTTCGACTGCCCCATCTACCTGCATGCAGCCGACCGCCAATGGGTGATGCACCCCAGCGAGCGCATTCATTTCTGGCAAAGTGAAACGATAGCGCTCTGGGATGATATGGCCCTGGTGCAGACAGGCGGACACTTTGCCGGCGCCACTATTTTGTATCACCCCCGGTTCGGTGAAAAAGGCGCACTGTTTACCGGCGACAGCATTTTTGTGGCCCGCGACCGGAAAAGCGTCTCGTTCATGTACAGCTACCCCAACATGATCCCACTTCCCAAAAAAGCTATCCTTCAGATTCAGGAGCGCGTGGCGCGCCTGCAGTATGACGCCATTTACGGTGCTTTTGAGGGGCAGATCATCCCAGACAACGCCAAGGAAGCCGTGCACCGCTCGCTGCTGCGGTACCTGGCCATTTTTGAGGCATAG
- a CDS encoding amine oxidase — protein sequence MGNKARIPGYQALQESPFKTFWMGGFECTDKLNAFGNRVDFLTLTGHLQKISQDYRKLRPFNIGTVREGIRWSQVEKSPYQYDWTTVAYMLEQGKALGVQQVWDLCHFGYPDDLTPLHPLFARRFAAMCRAFVQFYRSAYPDDILIVTPINEVSFISWLGGDVRATSPYCVGHGWEVKYGLMRAYIEGVAAMRELDPNVRIMTTEPLVNVVPPLHATAGEQEEAQLAHALQYQAADMLCGRMCPELGGNPDYLDILGLNYYYNNQWETGTHTRLPWLNEHNDPRWRPLHSLLAEVHARYQKPVVLAETSHPGVHRPNWIRFVTDQCAAALQAGVPLWGICLYPVIDRPDWDHLQPWHNAGLWDAAPRRGKTTQRLLHKPYAEALLEAQALLQEVEASGKILQTDFS from the coding sequence ATGGGAAACAAAGCCAGGATACCGGGTTACCAGGCCTTGCAGGAGAGTCCGTTTAAAACGTTTTGGATGGGCGGCTTTGAGTGTACGGATAAACTCAACGCTTTCGGCAACAGGGTAGATTTTCTGACGCTCACCGGCCACCTGCAAAAGATCAGCCAGGACTACCGGAAGCTTCGGCCTTTCAACATCGGAACCGTGCGGGAAGGAATTCGCTGGAGCCAGGTAGAGAAAAGCCCCTACCAGTATGACTGGACTACGGTGGCCTATATGCTGGAACAGGGAAAAGCCCTGGGCGTGCAGCAGGTATGGGACCTGTGCCACTTTGGCTACCCCGACGACCTGACACCGTTGCACCCCTTGTTTGCGCGGCGTTTTGCCGCCATGTGCCGGGCGTTCGTGCAATTTTACCGGTCTGCCTATCCCGACGACATCCTTATTGTTACCCCCATCAACGAAGTGAGCTTTATTTCCTGGCTCGGCGGTGATGTGCGGGCCACTTCGCCGTATTGCGTGGGGCATGGGTGGGAGGTAAAGTATGGGCTGATGCGCGCTTATATTGAAGGCGTAGCGGCGATGCGGGAACTGGACCCAAATGTCCGGATCATGACGACAGAACCGTTGGTAAACGTGGTCCCGCCATTACATGCTACAGCCGGGGAGCAGGAAGAAGCACAACTGGCCCATGCGCTCCAGTACCAGGCCGCAGATATGTTATGCGGCCGCATGTGCCCGGAGCTTGGTGGAAATCCCGATTACCTGGATATTCTGGGGCTGAACTATTATTACAACAATCAATGGGAGACAGGCACTCATACTCGGTTGCCCTGGCTAAACGAGCATAACGACCCCCGGTGGCGGCCGCTGCACAGCTTGCTGGCGGAGGTGCATGCGCGTTACCAAAAGCCTGTGGTGCTGGCTGAAACAAGTCATCCCGGGGTGCACCGCCCCAACTGGATCCGGTTTGTAACCGATCAATGTGCTGCTGCCCTGCAGGCAGGCGTGCCTTTGTGGGGCATATGCCTGTATCCTGTCATTGATCGTCCGGACTGGGACCATCTGCAACCCTGGCACAACGCGGGCCTGTGGGATGCTGCCCCACGACGCGGTAAAACGACGCAGCGCCTGCTGCATAAACCTTATGCAGAGGCGCTACTCGAAGCCCAGGCATTGCTGCAGGAAGTGGAAGCCTCCGGTAAAATACTCCAAACCGATTTTAGCTGA